The following coding sequences lie in one Lolium perenne isolate Kyuss_39 chromosome 2, Kyuss_2.0, whole genome shotgun sequence genomic window:
- the LOC127322068 gene encoding pentatricopeptide repeat-containing protein At4g20740, translated as MTSPSSPPADRRRRHTIYHGHRRASPHRPTVRGGLITHLRATNPGPRPSPSPSSAAPFRLRDWDPSSPSHSPRSPPTLPHSIPAATRRLSPLARFLLDALRRHHRWGPPVVADLSKPRRVPPTLVAEVLSARPPPPPPLALPFFHWAGRQKGFRHCFPAFHALASLLSDAGLPGAADQLPDLIRAHGKPVSHPQLTLLVRLHTAARRPLRALYTLRRFRHEFSVQPQVHACNRVLGALAAAGHVDDALKLFDEMSKDGAAGVKPMPVTFAIIVRALGQAGMTDRILEMIARMRDEVCRPDVFVYTALVKTMVRRGHMEGCIRVWEEMGRDGVEPDAMAYATMVGGLCDAGMLEEAAKLFDEMTKKGLLVDRAVYASLIDGYVAAGRVGDGCRVLKGMVDAGYRADLGTYNTLIAGLCDIGREDKAYKMFQIVLQEDLAPSSQTVSHLLLCYADKGEMVNFFGLVDKLVELGLPVVEFLADFPRLFACKDGRELKAVEVFRTLRQKGYCSVTIYNILIENLLKIKERKIALVLFEEMKLSDDCKPESCTYSHMIPCFVDEGTIQEACSCYNSMIKAEWTPSISAYWSLVKGLCKVGEINAAVSLVTDCLGTVENGPMEFKYTLTIIEACRSKSPEKVMKVVDEMIELGYSIEELTFSAIIYGFCKHATSTGARQVFSVMRDRDIISEANFIVYEDMLNEHLKKVTADLVISGLKFFNLESKLKWRSRVD; from the coding sequence ATGACCTCTCCGTCATCTCCTCCCGCGGACCGCCGCCGCAGGCACACGATATACCATGGCCACCGCCGCGCGTCCCCGCACCGCCCCACCGTCCGCGGCGGCCTCATCACCCACCTCCGCGCCACCAACCCCGGACCCcgcccctccccctccccctcctccgccgccccctTCCGCCTCCGCGACTGGGACCCCTCATCCCCCTCGCACTCCCCTCGCTCGCCGCCCACTCTGCCGCATTCCATacccgccgccacccgccgcctctCCCCGCTCGCGCGCTTCCTCCTCGACGCcctccgccgccaccaccgctggGGCCCTCCCGTCGTCGCGGACCTCTCCAAGCCCCGCCGCGTGCCCCCCACGCTCGTGGCCGAGGTCCTCAGCGCGCGCCCGCCGCCACCTCCCCCGCTCGCCCTCCCCTTCTTCCACTGGGCCGGCCGCCAGAAGGGCTTCCGCCACTGCTTCCCCGCCTTCCACGCCCTCGCCTCGCTCCTCTCCGACGCGGGCCTCCCGGGCGCCGCCGACCAGCTCCCCGACCTCATCCGCGCCCACGGCAAGCCCGTCTCCCACCCTCAGCTCACCCTCCTCGTCCGCCTCCACACGGCCGCGCGGCGCCCCCTCCGCGCGCTCTACACGCTCCGCAGGTTCCGCCACGAGTTCTCCGTCCAGCCGCAGGTCCACGCCTGCAACCGCGTCCTGGGCGCCCTGGCCGCCGCAGGGCATGTCGACGACGCGCTCAAGCTGTTCGATGAAATGTCAAAGGACGGTGCTGCTGGTGTGAAGCCTATGCCAGTCACGTTTGCGATCATCGTCCGCGCGCTGGGCCAGGCAGGCATGACGGACAGGATCCTAGAGATGATCGCAAGGATGCGGGACGAGGTGTGCCGGCCCGACGTCTTTGTGTACACCGCTCTCGTCAAGACCATGGTGCGCAGGGGCCACATGGAGGGCTGCATCAGGGTGTGGGAGGAGATGGGGAGGGATGGTGTGGAGCCAGACGCAATGGCATATGCTACAATGGTTGGGGGGCTATGCGATGCTGGGATGCTAGAGGAGGCCGCTAAGTTGTTCGATGAGATGACCAAAAAGGGGCTGTTGGTTGACCGGGCTGTGTATGCGTCCCTCATCGATGGGTATGTTGCTGCTGGGAGGGTTGGGGATGGCTGTAGAGTGTTGAAGGGAATGGTGGATGCTGGCTACCGTGCTGACCTCGGAACATACAACACACTCATTGCCGGGCTGTGTGATATAGGTCGGGAGGACAAGGCGTATAAGATGTTTCAGATTGTCCTTCAGGAGGATCTCGCGCCAAGCTCTCAGACAGTTTCACACTTGCTACTTTGCTACGCTGATAAGGGTGAGATGGTTAATTTTTTTGGATTGGTCGACAAATTGGTCGAGCTGGGCTTGCCTGTCGTAGAATTTTTAGCGGACTTCCCGAGGCTCTTTGCATGCAAGGACGGAAGGGAATTGAAGGCTGTGGAAGTGTTTAGGACTTTGAGACAAAAAGGTTATTGCAGTGTTACCATTTACAACATTCTTATCGAGAATCTGCTCAAGATCAAGGAGAGGAAGATAGCTCTAGTACTGTTTGAGGAAATGAAACTTTCAGATGACTGCAAACCAGAATCATGTACGTATAGTCATATGATCCCTTGTTTTGTGGATGAAGGAACTATTCAAGAGGCTTGCTCCTGCTACAACTCCATGATCAAGGCAGAATGGACACCAAGTATCTCTGCCTATTGGTCTCTCGTGAAAGGGCTATGCAAGGTTGGGGAGATAAATGCGGCTGTCTCACTCGTAACAGATTGTCTTGGAACTGTAGAGAATGGGCCAATGGAGTTCAAGTACACCTTAACTATTATTGAAGCTTGCCGGTCAAAAAGCCCAGAGAAGGTCATGAAAGTGGTGGATGAGATGATTGAGTTAGGTTACTCAATAGAAGAGCTTACCTTCTCTGCTATCATCTATGGCTTCTGCAAGCATGCAACTTCAACTGGAGCTAGACAAGTGTTCTCTGTTATGAGAGACCGGGATATTATTTCAGAAGCTAATTTTATTGTTTACGAGGATATGCTGAATGAGCATCTCAAGAAGGTCACTGCAGacttggtgatatctggattgaagTTTTTCAACCTTGAATCAAAACTGAAATGGAGAAGCAGAGTTGATTGA